The sequence TCTGGCAACTCATCCCCATAGCGTGATGCTGAGCGTTATTCGTTTTAGTGTGTAAGGAAAGATTTATGCGTTCAATGCGAATGCTGCGTTTGCTGGCAGCATTAATTGTTGTGAGCATGCTTCCGTTAAGCCGGAGCAATGCCCAAACACCCACCACCAATTCGCCCATCAATCGCTTGCTCAGCCAAGGAGCCAATGTTGCTCGCCATAGCCAAACTGGCTATGTGCGCTGGATTGGCGCAGCCGCTGGCACAACTCTCGATCAGCCAGTAGGCTTGAATCGCGCTGATACGCTCAACGTTGCCAATGCTTATTTAGCTGAATATGGCAATTTGTTTGGCTTAGCCCAAGCCAGCGATGCCACAGTTGCCAAAACCAGTACCACCCAAGATGGTCGCCAGGTTGTACGCTATCAACAGCGCTACCAAGGCGTGCCCGTCATTGCTGGCGAATTGCAAGTTCAAGTCAATCAGGCTGGCGAATTACTGAGCATCAACGGCGAAGTGCTGCCAAATCTTAATCTCAGCACCAATGCCAAAATTAGCCAAGCCAACGCAATTAACACTGCCCAAAACCTCGTTGCCACCAAATATGATGTCAATGCGGCAGCGTTAAACGTGAGCAAAAGCGAATTAGCGATTTTTAACCCAGCTTTGTTGGGCGGCACAGGCCTGCAAAAGAGCAATCTGGTTTGGTTTGTGACGGTTGAATCAACCAGCAGCGACCCGATTCGCGAATATGTGTTTGTGAATGCGCAGTCGGGCGACGTGAGTTTAAGCTTCAATCAAATTGGCTTTGCCAAAAACCGCTTCGTTTGTAACGATAACAACGTGGTTGATAACGACGATAATCCCAACAACAACTGTGATCAACCAAGCGAATATGTGCGGATTGAAGGCTCAGCTGCTAGCAACGATGCCGATATTGATGCCGCTTACGATTATTCGGGCGATACCTACGATTTCTTCAACTTGTTCTTTGGCCGTAACAGCATCGACAACAACGGCATGAACTTGATCTCACTGGTCAAACACTGCCCACCTGGCGCGGGCTGCCCTTATGGCAACGCCTTCTGGAATGGTCGCCAAATGACCTATGGTGAAGGGTTTGCTGCTGCCGACGACGTGGTTGCTCACGAATTGTCGCACGGGGTAACCGAATATACCTCGAACCTGTTCTACTACTTCCAATCAGGTGCAATCAACGAAGCCATGTCGGATATCTTCGGCGAATTTATGGACCAAACCAACGGTAGCGCCGATGATGACGAAACCACACGCTGGATTATGGGTGAGGATTTGGGTGGGATTCGCAATATGCAAGACCCAACCCAAGGCGATCAGCCTGACCGTATGTTGAGCGAATTGTATGTGCTCGATCCTAATCTGCTTGATAGCGGTGGGGTGCACAGCAACAGTGGTGTCGCCAATAAGGCCGCCTATCTTTTGACCGATGGCGATACCTTCAACGGCCAAACCATCGCTTCAATTGGCATCACCAAAACCGCCCATTTATTCTATGAAACCCAAATTAGCTCGTTGACTTCGGGCAGTGATTATGCTGACCTTGCTTCGGCTTTACGCCAAGCCTGTACTAGCCTGACAGGCAATCATGGAATTACCGCTGCTGATTGTGTTGAAGTCAATAAAACCATTTTGGCAACCGAAATGGATCTTCAACCAACCAACGCACCAGCCCCTGACATGAAAGCTTGTAGCACTGGTCAAACTCAAGTTAATGCCTTCCAAGACGATTTTGAGGCTTTGCCCAATAACAACTGGACAGCAAGTGCCTTGAGTGGTAGCACCGAAACTTGGACTACCAATCCAGCGCCACTCGTTGGGGCATATGCAACGAGCGGTGGTGGCTCAGCAACCAACTATAACGGTGTGTATGGGTGGAATCAAGCGATTGAAGAATCGGCCTTTACCCAAAATGCTAGCGTAACCGTGCCAACCAACGGCTTTGCCTACTTCCGCCATGCCTATGACTTCTATGCGCCAATCGACGCGGGCGTGGTTGAATATAGCACCAATAATGGTAGCAGCTGGCAATCAGCCGCTGGTTTGTTCAGTTTCAATGGCCCAACCAACA comes from Chloroflexota bacterium and encodes:
- a CDS encoding M4 family metallopeptidase encodes the protein MRSMRMLRLLAALIVVSMLPLSRSNAQTPTTNSPINRLLSQGANVARHSQTGYVRWIGAAAGTTLDQPVGLNRADTLNVANAYLAEYGNLFGLAQASDATVAKTSTTQDGRQVVRYQQRYQGVPVIAGELQVQVNQAGELLSINGEVLPNLNLSTNAKISQANAINTAQNLVATKYDVNAAALNVSKSELAIFNPALLGGTGLQKSNLVWFVTVESTSSDPIREYVFVNAQSGDVSLSFNQIGFAKNRFVCNDNNVVDNDDNPNNNCDQPSEYVRIEGSAASNDADIDAAYDYSGDTYDFFNLFFGRNSIDNNGMNLISLVKHCPPGAGCPYGNAFWNGRQMTYGEGFAAADDVVAHELSHGVTEYTSNLFYYFQSGAINEAMSDIFGEFMDQTNGSADDDETTRWIMGEDLGGIRNMQDPTQGDQPDRMLSELYVLDPNLLDSGGVHSNSGVANKAAYLLTDGDTFNGQTIASIGITKTAHLFYETQISSLTSGSDYADLASALRQACTSLTGNHGITAADCVEVNKTILATEMDLQPTNAPAPDMKACSTGQTQVNAFQDDFEALPNNNWTASALSGSTETWTTNPAPLVGAYATSGGGSATNYNGVYGWNQAIEESAFTQNASVTVPTNGFAYFRHAYDFYAPIDAGVVEYSTNNGSSWQSAAGLFSFNGPTNIAEDGAFGGEQAYVGNSNGYNASRLNLASLAGQSIRFRFKVALGDTPTPNRSATWSIDDFAIYSCNGPATPTAPSLFLTSDVLVQQGKQSSATIGTASDDLDLAGALTVSTAGAPAGMNVSISNQAGILKANVNCACSSAVGTYPITVTVRDSGNLTASQVFNIEVEPAGQSIVDGGFERGLNWQAFSNSFSDVSPPLCYTSSCAGTPRTGTSWLRFGARAGTTETAFAQQTLTTTAGDATLEFYLSIYAHNGRGTQDYVKFSLDGEEIFRASDANTEYNNGYAKVTIPLTDLSAGEHVLRIDSVSDSTANIVRFSIDDISFMAENNQCRGSNIYLPMITK